A genomic segment from Sulfuritalea hydrogenivorans sk43H encodes:
- the serC gene encoding 3-phosphoserine/phosphohydroxythreonine transaminase, which produces MARIFNFSAGPAALPEAVLQQAADEMLDWHGSGTSVMEMSHRGKEFMGIAAQAEADLRELMAIPANYKVLFLQGGASAQFEMIPINLLRGKGAADYVHTGEWAKKAIKAAKAFGNVNVVASAEDKAFTYAPAQASWKLDKNAAYVHYTANETIGGVEFHWTPDTGDVPLVCDMSSNILSKPVDVSKFGLIYAGAQKNIGPAGLTIVIIRDDLVGHAQPTPPAMLDYKTHVDAESMYNTPPTYAIYIAGLVFQWLKKNGGVAAMERQNIAKANLLYDYLATTDFYRNPVRKEDRSRMNVPFTLKDAALDEEFLKGAKSRGMAQLKGHRSVGGMRASIYNAMPVAGVEALVAYMKEFAAQKG; this is translated from the coding sequence ATGGCACGCATATTCAATTTCAGCGCCGGGCCCGCAGCGCTGCCCGAAGCCGTTCTCCAGCAGGCGGCCGACGAGATGCTCGACTGGCACGGCAGCGGCACCTCGGTCATGGAAATGAGCCATCGCGGCAAGGAATTCATGGGCATCGCCGCGCAGGCGGAAGCCGACCTGCGCGAATTGATGGCCATCCCCGCCAATTACAAGGTGCTGTTCCTGCAGGGCGGCGCCTCGGCTCAGTTCGAGATGATCCCGATCAACCTGTTGCGCGGCAAGGGGGCCGCCGACTACGTTCATACCGGCGAATGGGCGAAGAAGGCGATCAAGGCAGCCAAGGCCTTTGGCAACGTCAATGTCGTCGCCAGCGCCGAGGACAAGGCCTTCACCTACGCGCCGGCGCAAGCGAGCTGGAAGCTCGACAAGAACGCTGCCTATGTTCATTACACGGCCAACGAAACCATCGGCGGCGTCGAATTCCACTGGACGCCGGATACCGGAGATGTGCCGCTGGTCTGCGACATGTCCTCGAACATCCTGTCAAAGCCGGTTGATGTCAGCAAATTCGGCCTGATCTACGCCGGCGCGCAGAAGAACATCGGACCAGCCGGCCTCACCATCGTCATCATCCGCGACGACCTCGTCGGCCATGCGCAGCCGACGCCGCCCGCGATGCTCGACTACAAGACCCATGTCGACGCCGAGTCGATGTACAACACGCCGCCGACTTATGCCATCTACATCGCCGGACTGGTGTTCCAGTGGCTGAAGAAGAACGGTGGCGTTGCCGCCATGGAACGGCAGAACATCGCCAAGGCCAACCTGCTCTATGACTATCTCGCGACCACGGATTTCTACCGCAACCCGGTGCGCAAGGAGGATCGTTCGCGCATGAACGTGCCCTTCACGCTCAAGGATGCCGCGCTCGACGAGGAGTTCCTCAAGGGCGCCAAATCCAGGGGCATGGCCCAGCTCAAGGGTCACCGGTCGGTGGGCGGCATGCGCGCCTCGATCTACAACGCCATGCCGGTCGCCGGCGTCGAGGCGCTGGTGGCCTACATGAAAGAGTTCGCGGCGCAGAAAGGTTGA
- a CDS encoding lipopolysaccharide assembly protein LapA domain-containing protein, which produces MLQLASRRHLRQVPLFFINVFDDLAVTTLLKLLVWLLRIVVFVGLFGLAIKNSGPMELRFFLDQSWTAPVSVVILTVFAIGVAVGLTAALGAFLRPRRKSDRETS; this is translated from the coding sequence GTGTTGCAACTCGCATCAAGGCGGCACCTTAGACAGGTGCCGCTTTTTTTCATTAATGTTTTCGACGACCTTGCCGTGACCACTTTGCTCAAGCTTCTTGTCTGGCTGTTGCGTATCGTGGTCTTTGTCGGGCTGTTCGGCCTGGCGATCAAGAACAGTGGCCCGATGGAGTTGCGTTTCTTCCTCGATCAGAGTTGGACAGCGCCGGTCTCGGTGGTCATCCTCACCGTGTTTGCCATTGGCGTCGCGGTCGGCCTGACGGCCGCCCTGGGCGCGTTCCTGCGTCCCCGGCGCAAATCCGATCGCGAGACGAGCTAG
- the rpsA gene encoding 30S ribosomal protein S1, translating into MSTAAIAEATQASPMESFAALFEESLQRQEMRAGEVITAEIVRIDQNFVVVNAGLKSESMIPVEEFHNERGELEAKPGDFVLVAIEMLEDGYGATRLSREKAKRIAAWNDLDKAMVDSALVKGLITGKVKGGLTVMVNGIRAFLPGSLVDTRPVKDTTPFEGKEYEFKVIKLDRKRNNVVVSRRAVLEASMGEERQKLLENLQEGTIVKGIVKNITDYGAFVDLGGIDGLLHITDLAWRRVRHPSEVLNVGDEVTAKVLKFDQEKNRVSLGMKQLGEDPWVGISRRYPANTRLFGKVTNLTDYGSFVEIEQGIEGLVHVSEMDWTNKNIHPTKVVQLGDEVEVMILEIDEDRRRISLGMKQCMANPWDDFAMNHKKGDKVRGAIKSITDFGIFIGLPGGIDGLVHLSDLSWSATGEEAKQNFKKGDEVEAVVLSIDVEKERISLGVKQLDGDPFTSFVATHDKNSLVSGTVTSVDQRGATVDLGSEVEGYLRVSEFSRDRIEDLTQHLKVGDVIETMIVNVDRKTRSINLSIKAKDQVEQSQAMQKLASDSSASSGTTNLGALLKAKLNQNQQ; encoded by the coding sequence ATGTCTACTGCTGCTATTGCCGAAGCTACACAAGCTTCACCCATGGAGAGCTTTGCCGCTCTGTTCGAAGAAAGCCTCCAGCGCCAGGAAATGCGTGCCGGTGAAGTCATCACCGCCGAAATTGTTCGCATCGACCAGAACTTCGTGGTCGTCAATGCGGGCCTCAAGTCCGAAAGCATGATCCCCGTCGAGGAATTCCACAATGAACGTGGCGAACTCGAAGCCAAGCCGGGCGATTTCGTCCTGGTGGCGATCGAGATGCTCGAAGACGGTTACGGCGCAACGCGCCTCTCGCGTGAAAAGGCCAAGCGCATCGCCGCCTGGAACGATCTCGACAAGGCCATGGTCGACAGCGCCCTGGTCAAGGGTCTGATCACCGGCAAGGTCAAGGGCGGCCTGACCGTCATGGTCAATGGCATCCGCGCCTTCCTGCCCGGCTCGCTGGTCGATACGCGCCCGGTCAAGGACACCACGCCCTTCGAAGGCAAGGAATACGAATTCAAGGTCATCAAGCTCGACCGCAAGCGCAACAACGTGGTGGTCTCGCGCCGCGCCGTGCTCGAAGCCAGCATGGGCGAAGAGCGCCAGAAGCTGCTGGAAAACCTCCAGGAAGGCACCATCGTCAAGGGCATCGTCAAGAACATCACCGACTACGGCGCATTTGTTGACCTCGGCGGCATCGATGGCCTGCTGCACATCACCGACCTGGCCTGGCGTCGCGTGCGTCATCCGTCGGAAGTGCTCAACGTCGGCGACGAAGTCACTGCCAAGGTGCTCAAGTTCGACCAGGAAAAGAACCGCGTCTCGCTGGGCATGAAGCAGCTCGGCGAAGATCCGTGGGTGGGAATCTCCCGCCGCTACCCGGCCAACACCCGCCTGTTCGGCAAGGTCACCAACCTCACCGATTACGGTTCCTTCGTCGAGATCGAGCAGGGCATCGAAGGCCTGGTGCACGTCTCCGAAATGGACTGGACCAACAAGAACATCCATCCGACCAAGGTTGTCCAGCTGGGCGACGAAGTCGAAGTGATGATCCTGGAAATCGACGAAGACCGTCGCCGCATTTCGCTCGGCATGAAGCAGTGCATGGCGAACCCGTGGGACGATTTCGCGATGAATCACAAGAAGGGCGACAAGGTTCGTGGCGCCATCAAGTCGATCACCGACTTCGGCATCTTCATCGGCCTGCCCGGCGGCATCGACGGCCTGGTGCACCTGTCCGACCTGTCCTGGTCGGCCACCGGCGAGGAAGCCAAGCAGAACTTCAAGAAGGGCGATGAAGTCGAGGCCGTGGTGCTGTCGATCGATGTCGAGAAGGAGCGCATCTCGCTCGGCGTCAAGCAGCTCGATGGCGATCCCTTCACCAGCTTCGTTGCCACCCACGACAAGAACAGCCTGGTGTCCGGCACGGTGACCAGTGTCGATCAGCGCGGCGCAACGGTTGATCTGGGTTCCGAAGTCGAAGGCTACCTGCGCGTTTCCGAGTTCTCCCGCGATCGCATCGAAGACCTGACCCAGCACCTGAAGGTCGGCGACGTGATCGAAACCATGATCGTCAACGTCGATCGCAAGACGCGTTCGATCAACCTGTCGATCAAGGCCAAGGATCAGGTGGAGCAGAGCCAGGCAATGCAGAAGCTGGCTTCCGACAGTTCGGCCAGCAGCGGCACGACCAATCTGGGCGCGCTGCTCAAGGCCAAGCTCAACCAGAACCAGCAATAA
- the hisC gene encoding histidinol-phosphate transaminase, producing the protein MSIVLQAPAYIRAISPYIPGKPITELARQMGIPVEKIVKLASNENPLGMSPKARKAVEAALAGVERYPDQFDLIAALAERHGVATGQVVLGNGSNDVLDLAARVFLAPGRSAVFSRHAFAVYPLASMAAGAECIVAPAKHYGHDPAAMLAAIRPDTRIVWIANPNNPTGNFLPQAELRAFIDKIPADIAVVLDEAYTEYLAPADRADTVAWIKDLPNLIVTRTFSKIYGLAGLRIGYAVARADVADLLNRVRQPFNVNNLALAGALAALDDHGFVAESFELNRRGMEQIVAGLKRLGLEHIPSHGNFVTFEVKDGAAVNGKLLQQGVIVRPIGGYGLPNHLRVTIGLETENARFLEALEKSL; encoded by the coding sequence ATGAGCATTGTTCTCCAGGCGCCGGCCTACATTCGCGCCATTTCGCCCTATATCCCCGGCAAGCCGATCACCGAACTCGCCCGCCAGATGGGCATTCCGGTCGAGAAGATCGTCAAGCTGGCCTCCAACGAAAATCCGCTGGGCATGAGCCCCAAGGCACGCAAGGCTGTCGAGGCGGCTCTGGCCGGTGTCGAGCGCTATCCGGACCAGTTCGACCTGATTGCGGCGCTGGCCGAACGGCATGGCGTGGCGACCGGGCAGGTGGTGCTTGGCAACGGCTCGAACGATGTGCTCGATCTGGCCGCCCGCGTCTTTCTGGCGCCGGGGCGCTCCGCGGTATTTTCCAGACATGCGTTCGCTGTTTATCCGCTGGCGAGCATGGCGGCTGGCGCCGAGTGCATCGTCGCGCCGGCAAAACACTACGGCCACGATCCCGCGGCCATGCTGGCGGCAATTCGTCCCGACACCCGGATCGTCTGGATCGCCAACCCGAACAACCCTACGGGCAACTTCCTGCCGCAAGCCGAATTGCGCGCTTTCATCGACAAGATTCCGGCGGACATCGCGGTCGTGCTCGACGAGGCCTATACGGAATATCTCGCGCCGGCCGATCGGGCCGACACGGTGGCGTGGATCAAGGACCTCCCGAACCTGATCGTGACCCGCACCTTCTCGAAGATCTACGGCCTCGCCGGCTTGCGCATCGGCTATGCCGTGGCCCGGGCCGACGTGGCAGACCTGCTGAACCGGGTGCGCCAACCCTTCAACGTGAACAACCTGGCGCTCGCCGGAGCCTTGGCGGCGCTGGACGACCACGGCTTCGTCGCCGAAAGCTTCGAGCTGAACCGACGCGGCATGGAACAGATCGTCGCGGGACTGAAGCGCCTGGGCCTCGAACACATTCCGTCCCATGGCAATTTCGTCACCTTCGAGGTGAAAGACGGCGCGGCGGTGAACGGCAAGCTGCTGCAGCAAGGCGTCATCGTGCGCCCGATCGGCGGCTATGGCCTGCCGAACCATCTGCGCGTGACCATCGGCCTCGAAACCGAAAACGCGCGCTTCCTCGAAGCGCTGGAGAAATCGCTCTGA
- the pheA gene encoding prephenate dehydratase: MADDSHELGQLRDGIDAIDGDLLRLINERAKLARRIGEIKQGNIYRPEREAQVLRRVAERNPGPLSAAAAQRIVREVMSACLALEQPLTIAYLGPAGTYSESAARKHFGGAPTLLPCPAIDDVFRVIESGNAHYGVVPIENSTEGAIGRSLDLLLSSPLQICGEINLPIHHNLMTRCATLADVTRIYSHAQSLAQCHEWLNRNLPLVPRVPVASNAEAARLAAGEAGAAAVAGDAAAELYALPIIAASIEDDPNNTTRFVIVAEHDAGVSGSDRTSLVCSAQNRPGAVYQLLAPFADNGVSMSRLESRPARGFGGSRWEYVFYIDIEGHRSEPAVARALEELRHRAGFVKELGSYPKAVY; this comes from the coding sequence GTGGCCGACGATTCGCACGAGCTGGGGCAGCTTCGCGACGGAATCGATGCAATCGACGGTGATCTGCTGCGCCTGATCAACGAACGGGCCAAGCTGGCGCGTCGCATCGGTGAAATCAAGCAGGGCAACATCTACCGTCCCGAACGCGAGGCGCAGGTGCTGCGCCGGGTTGCCGAGCGCAATCCCGGCCCGCTTTCCGCCGCCGCCGCCCAGCGCATCGTGCGCGAAGTCATGTCGGCCTGCCTGGCGCTGGAACAGCCGCTGACCATTGCCTATCTGGGTCCGGCCGGCACCTATTCCGAATCGGCCGCGCGCAAACACTTTGGCGGAGCGCCGACACTGCTGCCGTGCCCGGCCATCGACGATGTGTTCCGTGTCATCGAATCCGGCAATGCGCACTATGGCGTGGTACCGATCGAGAACTCGACGGAGGGCGCCATCGGCCGCTCGCTCGACCTGCTGCTGTCGTCGCCGCTGCAGATTTGTGGCGAAATCAATCTGCCGATCCATCACAACTTGATGACCCGCTGCGCCACGTTGGCCGACGTGACTCGCATCTATTCCCACGCCCAGTCGCTGGCGCAATGTCACGAGTGGCTCAACCGCAACCTGCCGCTGGTGCCGCGCGTGCCGGTGGCGAGCAACGCCGAGGCCGCGCGCCTGGCGGCCGGCGAGGCCGGTGCCGCTGCGGTGGCGGGAGATGCGGCGGCGGAACTCTACGCCTTGCCGATCATTGCCGCCAGCATCGAGGACGACCCCAACAACACGACCCGCTTCGTCATCGTCGCCGAACATGACGCAGGAGTTTCCGGCTCGGATCGCACATCGCTGGTCTGCTCGGCGCAGAACCGACCGGGCGCCGTGTATCAGTTGCTGGCGCCGTTTGCCGACAACGGCGTATCCATGAGCCGGCTGGAATCCCGCCCGGCCCGCGGTTTCGGCGGCAGTCGCTGGGAATATGTGTTCTACATCGACATCGAGGGGCATCGCAGCGAGCCGGCAGTCGCCCGTGCGCTGGAAGAACTCCGCCACCGCGCCGGCTTCGTCAAGGAACTGGGCTCCTATCCCAAAGCAGTTTACTGA
- a CDS encoding phosphoglycerate dehydrogenase, translating to MVDQALTQFQVLVLNNVSQNGLKRMPAERFACAKDVAKPDAILLRSADLHSVEIAKSVLAIGRAGSGTNNIPVAEMSKRGVPVFNAPGANANAVKELVLAGMLLAARNIGGAMKFVAALDPSDAEMEKKVEGGKKTYAGYEISGHTLGVVGLGKIGCLVADAAIKLGMNVIGYDPEITVDAAWSLPSQVKKANSLGDVLRHSNFVTLHVPLVDATRKMINAESIEQMKHGAVLLNFSREGVADEAAVLAALDARRLGCYVCDFPSARVNSHPHVIALPHLGASTREAEENCAIMVADQVRDYLLDGNIVNSVNFPGVAMPRESAFRIAIANANVPNMVGQISTAMADARLNIHNMMNKSKKDVAYTLVDVDSKVPKKVIDQIAKIEGVLSVRYLPAES from the coding sequence ATGGTCGACCAAGCCCTGACTCAGTTTCAAGTCCTCGTCCTCAACAACGTCTCGCAGAACGGCCTGAAGCGGATGCCCGCCGAGCGTTTCGCCTGTGCCAAGGACGTGGCGAAACCCGACGCGATTCTGCTGCGTTCGGCTGATCTTCACAGCGTCGAAATAGCGAAGTCGGTATTGGCGATCGGCCGTGCCGGCTCCGGCACCAACAACATTCCGGTGGCCGAAATGTCAAAGCGCGGCGTGCCGGTATTCAACGCTCCCGGCGCCAATGCCAACGCGGTCAAGGAGCTGGTGCTGGCCGGCATGCTGCTCGCGGCACGCAACATCGGTGGCGCGATGAAATTCGTCGCCGCGCTGGATCCGAGTGACGCCGAGATGGAGAAGAAGGTCGAAGGCGGCAAGAAGACCTACGCCGGCTACGAGATTTCCGGCCACACGCTGGGCGTGGTGGGCCTGGGCAAGATCGGCTGCCTGGTCGCCGACGCCGCGATCAAGCTGGGCATGAATGTCATCGGCTACGATCCGGAAATTACCGTCGATGCGGCCTGGAGCCTGCCTTCGCAGGTGAAGAAGGCCAATTCCCTGGGCGACGTGCTCAGGCATTCGAACTTCGTCACCTTGCACGTGCCGCTGGTCGACGCCACGCGCAAGATGATCAATGCCGAAAGCATCGAGCAGATGAAGCATGGCGCCGTGCTGCTGAATTTTTCGCGCGAGGGCGTGGCCGACGAAGCGGCGGTGCTGGCGGCCCTCGATGCCAGGAGACTGGGTTGCTACGTATGCGACTTTCCCAGCGCGCGGGTCAACAGCCATCCCCACGTCATCGCGCTGCCGCATCTGGGCGCCTCCACGCGCGAAGCCGAGGAAAACTGCGCGATCATGGTCGCCGACCAGGTGCGCGACTACCTGCTCGACGGCAACATCGTCAACTCGGTGAATTTCCCCGGAGTGGCGATGCCGCGCGAATCGGCCTTCCGCATTGCGATCGCCAACGCCAACGTGCCGAACATGGTCGGCCAGATATCGACCGCCATGGCCGACGCCAGGCTGAACATCCACAACATGATGAACAAGTCGAAAAAGGATGTGGCCTACACGCTGGTGGATGTTGACAGCAAGGTGCCGAAGAAGGTGATCGACCAGATTGCGAAGATCGAAGGCGTGCTTTCGGTCCGCTATCTGCCTGCGGAGAGCTGA
- a CDS encoding integration host factor subunit beta, whose amino-acid sequence MTKSELIARLAERFPQLVAKDADYAVKMMLDALTAALVRGDRIEIRGFGSFALNYRPPRVGRNPKSGDKVQVPEKYVPHFKAGKELRERVDYRP is encoded by the coding sequence ATGACCAAATCGGAGCTCATCGCCCGGCTGGCGGAGCGTTTTCCCCAGCTGGTGGCGAAGGATGCCGACTATGCCGTCAAGATGATGCTCGATGCCCTCACCGCGGCGCTGGTCCGCGGTGATCGCATCGAGATTCGCGGCTTCGGCAGTTTTGCCCTGAATTATCGGCCGCCGCGCGTCGGTCGCAATCCCAAGTCGGGCGACAAGGTGCAGGTACCTGAAAAGTACGTGCCCCATTTCAAGGCCGGCAAGGAGTTGCGGGAGCGGGTCGATTACCGGCCATGA
- a CDS encoding bifunctional 3-phosphoshikimate 1-carboxyvinyltransferase/cytidylate kinase, producing the protein MDSLHLPPLREASGNVRLPGSKSISNRMLLLAALAEGSTEIRDLLDSDDTRVMLAALGKVGVGVTALGCNAWRVEGCDGVFPVKDADLFMGNAGTAIRPLTAALALSGGHYRLSGVPRMHERPIGDLVDGLRQIGADIRYTGKPGFPPLAIHPAHVKLATPIRLRGDVSSQFLTALLMALPLTGAEAVIEMTTELISKPYIEITLNLMARFGVKVQREGWQRFTIPAAQRYRSPGVLHVEGDASAASYFLAAGAIGGGPVRVEGVGRDSIQGDVRFADALKAMGAHIAWGGQHIEARAPESGKLKAFDLDLNHIPDAAMTLAVAALFADGRCVLRNIASWRVKETDRIAAMATELRKLGASVEEGTDYIAVSPAPTLVSNAAIDTYDDHRMAMCFALAALGGVPVTINDPYCVNKTFPDYFDALAEITAPVIAIDGPSASGKGTVAERVAAALGYHYLDSGSLYRLTALAAVRAGVALDDEVGVAELAAGLPASFVGGRILLSDDDVTDAIRTEEISAGASKVAALPTVRAALLARQRAYRRFPGLVADGRDMASVVFPDAAAKVFLTASAEARAERRYKQLIAKGMPANMHALLQDLQERDARDAQRSVAPLKQCDDAVLVDTTPLGIDEAVAAVMAIVKRQSL; encoded by the coding sequence ATGGACAGCCTGCATCTGCCGCCTTTGCGCGAGGCTTCGGGCAACGTCCGTTTGCCGGGTTCAAAAAGCATCTCCAACCGCATGCTGCTGCTCGCGGCGCTGGCCGAAGGCAGCACCGAAATCCGCGACCTGCTGGACTCCGATGACACGCGCGTGATGCTGGCGGCGCTGGGCAAAGTCGGCGTTGGCGTTACGGCGCTGGGCTGCAATGCCTGGCGGGTAGAAGGCTGCGACGGCGTATTCCCGGTCAAGGATGCCGATCTCTTCATGGGCAATGCCGGCACGGCGATTCGCCCGCTGACGGCGGCGCTGGCCCTGTCCGGCGGACACTATCGGCTTTCCGGAGTGCCGCGCATGCACGAGCGGCCGATCGGCGATCTGGTCGATGGCCTGCGGCAGATCGGCGCCGATATCCGTTACACGGGCAAGCCCGGTTTCCCGCCACTGGCCATCCATCCCGCGCACGTGAAACTTGCCACGCCGATCCGGCTGCGCGGCGATGTCTCCTCGCAATTCCTCACCGCGCTGCTGATGGCCTTGCCGCTTACCGGCGCCGAGGCCGTGATCGAGATGACGACCGAACTCATCTCCAAGCCCTACATCGAGATCACGCTGAACCTCATGGCGCGCTTCGGCGTGAAGGTGCAGCGCGAAGGCTGGCAGCGCTTCACGATTCCGGCGGCGCAGCGCTACCGTAGTCCGGGCGTGCTGCATGTCGAAGGTGACGCTTCGGCGGCGTCCTATTTCCTTGCGGCCGGCGCGATCGGCGGTGGGCCGGTGCGGGTCGAGGGCGTCGGCCGCGACAGCATCCAGGGCGATGTGCGCTTTGCCGACGCGCTCAAGGCCATGGGCGCCCACATCGCGTGGGGCGGGCAGCACATCGAGGCGCGTGCGCCCGAGTCGGGCAAGCTGAAGGCCTTCGACCTCGACCTCAACCACATCCCCGACGCGGCGATGACTCTGGCCGTGGCGGCGCTGTTCGCCGATGGCCGCTGCGTCCTGCGCAACATTGCCTCATGGCGCGTCAAGGAAACCGACCGCATCGCAGCGATGGCGACGGAACTGAGAAAGCTCGGTGCGTCCGTAGAGGAGGGCACCGACTATATCGCCGTATCTCCAGCGCCGACTCTTGTATCGAACGCGGCGATCGACACCTACGACGACCACCGCATGGCAATGTGCTTCGCGCTGGCCGCACTTGGCGGCGTGCCGGTCACCATCAACGATCCGTACTGCGTGAACAAGACTTTTCCCGATTACTTTGATGCACTGGCTGAAATCACTGCGCCGGTGATCGCCATCGACGGCCCCTCGGCCTCGGGCAAGGGCACCGTGGCCGAGCGCGTCGCGGCGGCGCTGGGCTACCACTACCTGGACAGCGGCTCGCTGTACCGGCTGACCGCGCTGGCGGCAGTTCGGGCCGGAGTGGCACTTGACGATGAAGTGGGTGTGGCGGAACTGGCAGCCGGTTTGCCGGCGAGTTTTGTTGGCGGCCGCATTCTCCTGTCGGACGACGACGTAACGGATGCCATCCGCACCGAAGAAATCTCGGCCGGCGCCTCGAAAGTCGCGGCCCTGCCAACAGTGCGGGCCGCGCTGTTGGCCCGGCAGCGGGCCTATCGGCGCTTTCCCGGACTGGTGGCGGACGGGCGCGATATGGCTTCGGTGGTATTCCCCGATGCCGCCGCCAAGGTGTTTCTCACCGCTTCGGCCGAAGCACGCGCAGAAAGACGCTATAAACAGTTGATCGCAAAGGGGATGCCTGCTAACATGCACGCCCTTTTGCAGGATTTGCAGGAGCGGGATGCACGCGACGCCCAGCGCAGCGTGGCACCCCTCAAGCAATGCGACGATGCGGTTCTGGTGGATACCACCCCGCTGGGCATCGACGAAGCAGTGGCTGCCGTGATGGCTATCGTCAAACGGCAGTCTTTGTGA
- a CDS encoding prephenate dehydrogenase, translated as MAQSKIVICGVGLIGGSFALALKKSALALRRNLQVVGMGRTRAPLEQAQQLGVIDAIATDWASALDGADLVLLGMPVGQMPAVMSALAPHLQPHTIVTDGGSTKSDVVAAARAALGNKIGQFVPGHPIAGAEKSGVAAAQSDLYVDKRVVLTPLPENSAGDLKAVRTVWELCGAKVSQLAPQEHDRVFAAVSHLPHLLAFALVHDFAQRPNSDQLFGFAAGGFRDFTRIASSHPEMWRDICIANRQALLQELDAYMVELMRTRVLLAGADAAGLETLFLTARARRDAWLDSLLPPGE; from the coding sequence ATGGCGCAAAGCAAGATCGTCATTTGCGGCGTCGGGCTGATCGGCGGCTCTTTCGCGCTGGCCCTCAAGAAGTCGGCGCTGGCGCTACGGCGAAATTTGCAGGTGGTGGGAATGGGGCGCACGCGCGCGCCGCTGGAGCAGGCGCAGCAACTGGGTGTGATCGACGCGATCGCCACTGACTGGGCGTCCGCCCTCGACGGCGCCGATCTGGTGCTGCTCGGCATGCCGGTGGGCCAGATGCCGGCGGTGATGAGTGCGCTGGCACCGCATCTGCAGCCGCATACCATCGTTACCGACGGCGGCAGCACCAAATCCGATGTGGTCGCGGCGGCGCGCGCGGCCCTTGGCAACAAGATCGGGCAGTTCGTTCCCGGCCACCCGATCGCCGGTGCCGAGAAAAGCGGCGTGGCGGCGGCCCAGTCCGATCTCTATGTCGACAAGCGCGTGGTGCTGACACCGCTGCCGGAAAACTCGGCCGGCGACCTGAAGGCGGTACGCACAGTGTGGGAGCTTTGCGGCGCCAAGGTTTCGCAACTCGCCCCGCAAGAGCATGACCGCGTTTTCGCCGCCGTCAGCCACCTGCCGCACCTGCTGGCTTTTGCGCTGGTGCACGATTTTGCGCAGCGGCCGAATTCGGATCAGTTGTTCGGTTTCGCCGCCGGCGGCTTTCGCGACTTCACGCGCATTGCCAGCAGTCATCCCGAAATGTGGCGCGACATCTGCATCGCCAATCGCCAGGCCCTGTTGCAGGAACTCGACGCCTACATGGTCGAGCTGATGCGCACCCGCGTGCTGCTTGCCGGTGCCGATGCGGCCGGCCTCGAAACCCTGTTTTTGACGGCACGCGCGCGTCGCGATGCCTGGCTGGATTCCCTGTTGCCGCCGGGCGAGTGA